Proteins found in one Vulpes vulpes isolate BD-2025 chromosome 13, VulVul3, whole genome shotgun sequence genomic segment:
- the FAM83A gene encoding protein FAM83A isoform X2 — translation MSRSRHVGKIQKRLEDVKSQWVRPARADFSDNESARLATDALLDGGPEAYWQALGQEGEVDFLSSEEAQFIQARAREPPGAPEPAAGAEAGARGLDSCSLPSGTYFPVASEGSEPTLLHTWASAQKPYLKEKSSATVYFQMDKHNNIRDLIRRCITRTSQNISIRSVEGEVYCAKSGRKFAGQIQEKFIISDWRYVLSGSYSFTWLCGHVHRNILSKFTGPAVELFDEEFRHLYASSKPVMGPKSPRLGAPLQPRAGRSPPPGRLSGSSSSASDHTSSNPFSSPSTGSNPQNRNVSAAAGPSSPPAPNPPLPARLQPHHGPWGALSPQAHFSPRPHDGTAAPYSNLNAYRPTRLQLEQLGLVPRVAHIWRPFLQASPHF, via the exons ATGAGCCGGTCAAGGCACGTGGGCAAGATCCAGAAGCGCCTGGAAGACGTCAAGAGCCAGTGGGTCCGGCCGGCCAGGGCCGATTTCAGCGACAATGAGAGCGCCCGGCTGGCCACCGATGCCCTCCTGGACGGGGGTCCCGAGGCCTACTGGCAGGCGCTAGgccaggaaggggaggtggacttCTTGTCCTCCGAGGAGGCCCAGTTCATCCAGGCCCGGGCCAGGGAGCCGCCGGGCGCCCCCGAGCCGGCAGCGGGGGCAGAGGCAGGTGCCAGGGGACTGGACTCCTGCTCCCTGCCCTCGGGCACCTACTTCCCCGTGGCCTCCGAGGGCAGCGAGCCCACCCTGCTGCACACCTGGGCCTCAGCCCAGAAGCCCTACCTGAAGGAAAAATCGAGCGCCACCGTCTATTTCCAGATGGACAAGCACAACAACATCCGAGACCTCATTCGCCGCTGCATCACCCGGACCAGCCAG aacatttccatccgGAGTGTGGAAGGAGAGGTGTACTGTGCCAAATCAGGCCGGAAGTTCGCCGGCCAAATCCAGGAGAAGTTCATCATCTCAGATTGGAGATATGTCCTGTCGGGATCGTACAG CTTCACCTGGCTCTGCGGACACGTCCACCGGAACATCCTCTCCAAGTTCACGGGCCCGGCGGTGGAGCTGTTTGACGAGGAGTTCCGCCACCTATACGCATCCTCCAAGCCCGTGATGGGCCCGAAGTCCCCCAGGCTGGgggcacccctgcagcccagggccggCCGCAGCCCCCCGCCTGGCCGCCTCAGTGGCAGCAGCAGCTCTGCCAGCGACCACACGTCCTCCAACCCTTTCAGCAGCCCGTCGACGGGCAGCAACCCCCAGAACCGGAATGTgtcggcggcggcggggcccagcagccccccagcccccaacccACCTCTGCCCGCCAGGCTTCAGCCCCACCATGGCCCGTGGGGGGCCCTGAGCCCGCAGGCCcacttctccccgaggccccacgACGGCACAGCAGCTCCCTACAGCAACCTCAATGCCTACAGGCCCACGCGGCTGCAGCTCGAGCAGCTTGGCTTGGTGCCCAGGGTGGCCCACATCTGGAGACCCTTTCTACAGGCCTCCCCTCACTTCTGA
- the FAM83A gene encoding protein FAM83A isoform X1, with protein MSRSRHVGKIQKRLEDVKSQWVRPARADFSDNESARLATDALLDGGPEAYWQALGQEGEVDFLSSEEAQFIQARAREPPGAPEPAAGAEAGARGLDSCSLPSGTYFPVASEGSEPTLLHTWASAQKPYLKEKSSATVYFQMDKHNNIRDLIRRCITRTSQVLAILMDVFTDVEIFCDILEAANKRGVFVCVLLDQGGVKLFQEMCDKVQISDSHLKNISIRSVEGEVYCAKSGRKFAGQIQEKFIISDWRYVLSGSYSFTWLCGHVHRNILSKFTGPAVELFDEEFRHLYASSKPVMGPKSPRLGAPLQPRAGRSPPPGRLSGSSSSASDHTSSNPFSSPSTGSNPQNRNVSAAAGPSSPPAPNPPLPARLQPHHGPWGALSPQAHFSPRPHDGTAAPYSNLNAYRPTRLQLEQLGLVPRVAHIWRPFLQASPHF; from the exons ATGAGCCGGTCAAGGCACGTGGGCAAGATCCAGAAGCGCCTGGAAGACGTCAAGAGCCAGTGGGTCCGGCCGGCCAGGGCCGATTTCAGCGACAATGAGAGCGCCCGGCTGGCCACCGATGCCCTCCTGGACGGGGGTCCCGAGGCCTACTGGCAGGCGCTAGgccaggaaggggaggtggacttCTTGTCCTCCGAGGAGGCCCAGTTCATCCAGGCCCGGGCCAGGGAGCCGCCGGGCGCCCCCGAGCCGGCAGCGGGGGCAGAGGCAGGTGCCAGGGGACTGGACTCCTGCTCCCTGCCCTCGGGCACCTACTTCCCCGTGGCCTCCGAGGGCAGCGAGCCCACCCTGCTGCACACCTGGGCCTCAGCCCAGAAGCCCTACCTGAAGGAAAAATCGAGCGCCACCGTCTATTTCCAGATGGACAAGCACAACAACATCCGAGACCTCATTCGCCGCTGCATCACCCGGACCAGCCAG GTCCTGGCTATCCTAATGGATGTGTTCACCGATGTGGAGATCTTCTGTGACATTCTAGAGGCGGCCAACAAGCGCGGGGTGTTTGTCTGTGTGCTCCTGGACCAGGGAGGTGTGAAGCTCTTCCAGGAGATGTGTGACAAAGTCCAGATCTCTGACAGCCACCTCAAG aacatttccatccgGAGTGTGGAAGGAGAGGTGTACTGTGCCAAATCAGGCCGGAAGTTCGCCGGCCAAATCCAGGAGAAGTTCATCATCTCAGATTGGAGATATGTCCTGTCGGGATCGTACAG CTTCACCTGGCTCTGCGGACACGTCCACCGGAACATCCTCTCCAAGTTCACGGGCCCGGCGGTGGAGCTGTTTGACGAGGAGTTCCGCCACCTATACGCATCCTCCAAGCCCGTGATGGGCCCGAAGTCCCCCAGGCTGGgggcacccctgcagcccagggccggCCGCAGCCCCCCGCCTGGCCGCCTCAGTGGCAGCAGCAGCTCTGCCAGCGACCACACGTCCTCCAACCCTTTCAGCAGCCCGTCGACGGGCAGCAACCCCCAGAACCGGAATGTgtcggcggcggcggggcccagcagccccccagcccccaacccACCTCTGCCCGCCAGGCTTCAGCCCCACCATGGCCCGTGGGGGGCCCTGAGCCCGCAGGCCcacttctccccgaggccccacgACGGCACAGCAGCTCCCTACAGCAACCTCAATGCCTACAGGCCCACGCGGCTGCAGCTCGAGCAGCTTGGCTTGGTGCCCAGGGTGGCCCACATCTGGAGACCCTTTCTACAGGCCTCCCCTCACTTCTGA